The Legionella sp. PATHC032 genome has a window encoding:
- a CDS encoding class I SAM-dependent methyltransferase, whose product MKNTWYENFFDDIYVDYQVERTNIKEICDYLLNQFEVEPGALIFEQCCGIADISRALAQRGYQIIGIDLSTDCIERACQLAKPVSSYCSYRRADALQFITNQPVDAAFNWYTSFGYTDNDHINCQMIKNAYASLKDGGVYVLDYTNPAYILQNFNPYLEVKLKGRPGKIVKEVEIDMERGMIVTYWHYDFPDLGDSKITKFGESKIYFPSMLKEMFLQTGFTDIKLHGSINGEGVTKDSPRNIIVGRK is encoded by the coding sequence GTGAAAAATACCTGGTATGAAAATTTCTTTGATGACATTTATGTTGATTATCAAGTCGAGAGGACGAACATAAAAGAAATTTGTGACTATTTACTCAATCAATTTGAAGTGGAACCAGGGGCATTAATATTTGAACAATGTTGCGGAATAGCTGATATTTCGCGAGCACTGGCACAAAGGGGATATCAAATAATTGGCATTGATCTTTCTACAGATTGTATAGAGCGGGCTTGTCAACTTGCTAAACCCGTTTCATCATACTGTTCGTATCGACGAGCTGATGCTTTACAGTTTATTACCAACCAGCCTGTTGATGCTGCTTTTAATTGGTATACAAGTTTTGGCTATACAGACAACGATCATATTAATTGTCAAATGATTAAAAATGCTTATGCATCTCTCAAAGACGGTGGTGTCTATGTCCTCGATTATACTAATCCAGCTTATATATTACAAAATTTCAATCCTTATTTAGAGGTTAAATTAAAAGGCAGACCTGGGAAAATTGTTAAAGAAGTAGAGATTGATATGGAAAGAGGTATGATTGTAACGTATTGGCATTATGATTTTCCAGATTTGGGTGATTCTAAAATTACCAAGTTTGGTGAGTCTAAAATTTATTTTCCCTCTATGCTTAAAGAGATGTTTTTACAAACCGGATTTACTGATATTAAACTGCACGGCAGTATAAATGGCGAAGGAGTAACCAAAGATAGCCCACGAAATATTATTGT
- a CDS encoding zinc-dependent alcohol dehydrogenase — translation MLAVRKEEKGLCFRKIPEPQLLSSTDVIIKVKIAGLCRTDQYAAQGKLKLKLPITLGHEFSGIIEAKGSDVRRFEIGDRVSCFPIIRGSNGKNLFMGVDYDGAFAEYVRVTAEQVYPIPDSLSFRHGAYLEPVAASLAPLTLALDKSAVGGIWGNNRIAMLTLRILECLGYRNIIVIDSDNVAPLNNYFDYLIETDLTNESIGAMVRTLKPKGKLILKSRPSNNISFPVRQIVQKEIQLLGAHYGEFKTAIDLLANKHLYVDDLFGDNFPLSHAIILLSEISAPGESKKIFFTVND, via the coding sequence ATGCTTGCTGTGCGTAAAGAAGAAAAAGGACTATGTTTTCGGAAGATCCCAGAACCTCAACTGTTATCCAGCACAGATGTCATTATTAAAGTAAAGATAGCAGGTCTATGCCGTACAGATCAATACGCTGCACAAGGTAAATTAAAATTAAAATTACCAATCACATTGGGACATGAGTTCTCAGGTATAATAGAGGCAAAAGGTTCTGATGTTAGAAGATTTGAAATAGGTGATAGAGTATCTTGCTTCCCTATTATAAGAGGCTCTAATGGTAAAAATTTATTCATGGGGGTAGATTATGATGGAGCCTTTGCCGAGTATGTCCGTGTTACAGCAGAACAAGTTTATCCAATCCCTGATTCCCTATCATTTAGGCACGGAGCATACTTAGAACCTGTAGCAGCCAGTTTAGCGCCTCTCACTCTCGCTTTGGATAAATCGGCAGTAGGTGGAATATGGGGTAATAATCGTATAGCTATGCTTACGTTAAGAATATTAGAATGTTTAGGCTATCGTAATATTATTGTTATTGATTCTGATAATGTGGCACCTTTGAATAACTATTTTGACTATCTTATTGAAACAGACTTAACTAATGAGTCGATAGGCGCAATGGTTCGTACCTTGAAACCCAAAGGCAAACTAATTTTAAAAAGCCGGCCTTCTAATAACATATCATTTCCTGTGAGGCAGATCGTACAAAAGGAAATTCAATTATTAGGTGCTCATTATGGTGAGTTTAAAACAGCTATCGATTTATTGGCTAATAAACACTTATATGTGGATGATTTGTTTGGTGATAATTTTCCTTTATCTCATGCAATAATTTTGCTTTCTGAAATATCAGCACCCGGAGAATCCAAAAAAATATTCTTTACTGTTAACGATTAA